A single genomic interval of Arthrobacter methylotrophus harbors:
- a CDS encoding acyl-CoA dehydrogenase family protein — MIAEEILPDELLDRIRSRAADYDRNNSFFHEDLQELAAAGYLKVFVPEPDGGLGLGLEAAAALQRRLATAGPATALAVNMHLVWTGVAHVLAARGDHSLDFVLQEAAKGEIFAFGISEAGNDSMLFDSETTAEPRDDGAYSFTGRKIFTSMSPAWTRLGIFGKDRDAREGSGELVFGFIERDTPGHETLSDWDTVGMRASQSNTTLLHGAVVPPERIFRKLPVGPHQDPLIFAIFACFETLLAAVYTGIGERAFTLAVEAALRRTSAKYGGRSFAQDPDIRWKIADAAMAMDAIETHLSSVARDVDAQADHGAQWFPKFVGLKVRATENARTMVDLAIRVSGGSSYFRGSELERLYRDVLAGIFHPSNDESAHTTVANAWLGPLES; from the coding sequence TTGATCGCCGAGGAGATCCTGCCGGACGAGTTGCTCGACCGCATCAGGAGCCGTGCCGCGGACTACGACCGGAACAACTCGTTCTTCCACGAGGATCTGCAAGAGCTCGCTGCGGCGGGGTACCTGAAGGTCTTCGTCCCGGAGCCCGACGGCGGACTCGGGCTCGGGCTCGAAGCTGCGGCGGCGCTGCAGCGCCGACTGGCCACGGCTGGCCCGGCCACCGCGTTGGCCGTCAACATGCACCTTGTCTGGACCGGCGTCGCGCATGTCCTTGCGGCCCGCGGTGACCATTCCCTCGACTTCGTCCTCCAGGAAGCCGCCAAGGGCGAGATCTTTGCGTTCGGCATTTCCGAAGCGGGCAATGACTCGATGCTCTTTGACTCGGAGACGACTGCCGAACCGCGGGACGACGGCGCCTATAGCTTCACGGGACGGAAGATCTTTACGAGCATGTCGCCGGCTTGGACCCGTCTGGGAATCTTCGGCAAGGACCGCGATGCACGGGAGGGGAGCGGAGAGCTGGTCTTCGGCTTTATCGAACGCGATACTCCCGGTCACGAGACTCTCAGCGACTGGGACACCGTGGGCATGCGTGCCAGCCAATCGAACACCACGCTCCTCCACGGTGCCGTGGTCCCGCCGGAGCGGATCTTCCGGAAGCTGCCTGTGGGGCCCCATCAGGATCCGTTGATCTTCGCGATCTTCGCGTGCTTCGAAACCCTGCTTGCCGCCGTGTATACGGGGATCGGGGAGCGGGCATTCACCCTCGCGGTTGAGGCCGCCCTGCGCCGCACCTCGGCCAAGTATGGGGGCCGCAGCTTTGCGCAAGACCCGGACATCCGCTGGAAGATTGCCGATGCCGCCATGGCAATGGACGCCATCGAAACCCATTTGTCGTCAGTAGCGCGCGACGTGGATGCCCAGGCCGACCATGGCGCCCAGTGGTTTCCAAAGTTCGTCGGACTCAAGGTGCGGGCTACGGAGAATGCCCGGACCATGGTGGATTTGGCGATCAGGGTGTCCGGAGGCTCCAGCTATTTCCGCGGATCCGAGCTTGAACGGTTGTATCGGGACGTCCTGGCCGGAATCTTCCATCCCTCCAACGATGAATCAGCGCACACCACAGTGGCCAACGCGTGGCTTGGGCCGCTCGAAAGCTGA
- a CDS encoding GIY-YIG nuclease family protein, with protein MKSVRLFAYVQFDGDTWQIAARDGAELALRNLATGRIRRIQVSDLLAHDSFVPEATGPNLMIAPIEEPPPGVDHFGEKLRGTKFGHKMTREMYAYPNRKPKERPRREMFSDDFWDDTAWAYRDEDHTQHSDAYLLVQRDDALVNFDLSMRYFASLDVNEFETALQDVLAKGRTFKQVQSLKDWDGVAGAYILVFDEYRQFYVGKADDIRKRIKHHWGARKYFDRLVFPNKYESVFPVDELRALDTTRIYAARSTNPYAVEERAEKAADKRFCLNRMPGGEAGPFALMLSAIKPRGRSHGVLPVPLSWEGYEQVWDGVVNLIAQASSPGPDLVAELARLDMTVHTVSGKDDSRFMWSRRDGIASAVVRGELCVENFAAFLEAMGETIIWPEDRT; from the coding sequence GTGAAATCGGTTCGCCTGTTCGCTTATGTCCAGTTCGACGGAGACACATGGCAAATCGCCGCCCGCGATGGTGCTGAGCTGGCACTGAGGAATCTGGCGACGGGAAGGATCCGGCGCATCCAGGTCTCTGATCTCCTCGCTCACGACTCATTCGTCCCCGAGGCGACCGGGCCCAATTTGATGATCGCTCCGATCGAAGAGCCGCCTCCAGGAGTCGATCACTTCGGTGAAAAACTTCGGGGCACCAAATTCGGCCACAAGATGACAAGGGAGATGTACGCGTACCCGAATCGGAAGCCTAAGGAGCGTCCGAGACGTGAGATGTTCAGTGACGATTTTTGGGACGACACAGCTTGGGCCTACCGGGACGAGGATCATACCCAGCACTCAGATGCGTATCTGCTTGTACAGCGCGACGACGCCTTAGTGAACTTCGACTTATCAATGAGGTACTTCGCGTCCCTCGACGTGAACGAGTTTGAGACTGCGCTGCAAGACGTCCTGGCCAAGGGACGTACCTTCAAACAGGTGCAGTCGCTGAAGGATTGGGACGGTGTTGCGGGCGCCTACATCCTGGTCTTTGACGAGTACCGGCAGTTCTACGTCGGAAAGGCTGACGACATTCGCAAGAGGATCAAGCACCATTGGGGCGCCCGAAAGTACTTTGATCGGCTTGTCTTCCCCAACAAATACGAGTCGGTCTTCCCCGTTGACGAGCTCCGCGCGCTGGACACGACCCGGATCTACGCGGCTCGCAGTACCAACCCCTATGCGGTGGAAGAACGCGCCGAGAAGGCTGCCGACAAGCGCTTTTGTCTGAACCGGATGCCCGGCGGCGAAGCGGGCCCATTCGCGCTCATGCTTTCTGCCATCAAACCGCGCGGCCGCTCTCATGGGGTGTTGCCGGTGCCGCTGTCCTGGGAGGGCTACGAACAGGTGTGGGATGGCGTCGTAAATCTTATTGCACAGGCATCTTCACCTGGTCCCGACCTGGTCGCCGAACTCGCTCGTCTGGACATGACGGTCCATACAGTCTCCGGCAAGGACGACAGCCGGTTCATGTGGTCAAGGAGGGACGGCATCGCCAGTGCCGTTGTCCGGGGTGAGTTGTGCGTGGAGAATTTCGCTGCGTTCCTCGAAGCGATGGGCGAGACGATCATCTGGCCCGAGGACCGAACTTGA
- a CDS encoding M20/M25/M40 family metallo-hydrolase: MTDIRPEDEVVRICQELIRIDTSNFGDDSGPGERAAAEYTAGLISEAGLDVEIFESAPGRANVVTRMAGEDPAADALVVHGHLDVVPALKDQWSVDPFSGELKDGLIWGRGAVDMKDMDAMILTVMRDFARTGRKPKRDIIFAFFADEEAGGNHGARYAVEHRRELFDGATEAISEVGGFSAMIGGQRTYLLQTAEKGLSWLRLVAHGRAGHGSQINTDNAITRLAGAVTRIGEYRWPIELTPTTRQFLDGVTELTGVEFDPDNPETLLKELGTVARFVGATLQNTSNPTLLSSGYKHNVIPESAEALVDCRTLPGQQELVFETIKQLAGDGVDVSYVNKDVSLEVPFAGNLVDAMIDALHSEDPGAKVLPYTLSGGTDNKSLSKIGITGYGFAPLMLPEELDFTGMFHGVDERVPAESLKFGSRVLSTLLSNY; the protein is encoded by the coding sequence ATGACTGATATCCGACCCGAGGACGAAGTTGTCCGGATCTGCCAGGAACTCATTCGGATTGACACTTCCAATTTCGGAGACGATTCCGGGCCGGGGGAACGCGCGGCGGCGGAATACACCGCGGGGCTGATCAGCGAAGCGGGTCTGGACGTCGAAATCTTCGAGTCCGCTCCGGGCCGGGCCAACGTCGTGACGCGCATGGCAGGGGAGGATCCCGCAGCCGACGCCCTGGTGGTGCACGGCCACCTCGACGTGGTTCCTGCCCTCAAGGACCAGTGGTCCGTGGATCCTTTCAGCGGTGAACTCAAAGATGGTCTCATCTGGGGACGGGGTGCCGTGGACATGAAGGACATGGACGCCATGATCCTCACTGTCATGCGCGATTTCGCCAGGACGGGACGCAAGCCCAAGCGGGACATCATCTTCGCCTTCTTCGCGGACGAGGAAGCCGGCGGCAATCACGGCGCGCGCTACGCCGTCGAACATCGCAGGGAACTTTTCGACGGCGCGACGGAAGCGATCTCGGAAGTGGGCGGCTTCTCGGCGATGATCGGAGGCCAGCGCACCTACTTGCTCCAAACCGCGGAGAAAGGCCTTTCGTGGTTGCGGCTCGTGGCCCACGGCCGGGCAGGGCACGGTTCGCAAATCAACACGGACAACGCCATCACCCGCCTGGCCGGAGCGGTGACCAGGATCGGGGAGTACCGCTGGCCGATTGAGCTGACTCCCACCACGCGACAGTTCCTCGACGGCGTCACCGAACTGACCGGCGTCGAGTTCGATCCGGACAACCCGGAGACCCTGTTGAAGGAACTCGGCACTGTGGCGCGTTTCGTCGGAGCCACCCTCCAGAACACGTCGAACCCCACACTCCTGAGCTCGGGATATAAGCACAATGTCATCCCCGAATCGGCCGAAGCCCTGGTGGATTGCCGGACGCTGCCGGGCCAGCAGGAGCTGGTTTTCGAAACAATCAAGCAGCTCGCCGGGGACGGTGTGGACGTCAGCTATGTCAACAAGGACGTCTCCTTGGAGGTGCCGTTTGCCGGCAACCTGGTGGACGCCATGATCGATGCCTTGCACTCGGAAGACCCCGGCGCCAAGGTGCTGCCGTATACCTTGTCCGGCGGCACCGACAACAAGTCGCTCAGCAAGATCGGCATCACCGGCTACGGATTTGCGCCCCTCATGCTGCCCGAGGAACTTGACTTCACGGGAATGTTCCACGGCGTTGACGAACGGGTCCCGGCCGAGTCGCTCAAGTTCGGATCCAGGGTGCTCAGCACCCTGCTGAGCAACTACTAG
- a CDS encoding DUF5677 domain-containing protein codes for MTYPPVEQEYRVLLSRLLRLYPTGGASASRVRLRDPHFEVGHVAHGWYMRCHRGVQAVLVLEDAGFQVEAAPIRRSVLEHVVALKWLAAQGSVVAGILRRGAANDAKRRKEAMRAANWTSVDLGLFDAVIQDGHGIDSQYDNLLAFKHRCERFGTSHDWTTYLAETAQSHPSWESALPYLDVTTGKPVARNAPNPLVDQAGFCAIHLLEALICINQIIDSDSLAAALDEIELLVKALVVRQRQERGLPVPPELRTDESTKKASIPDL; via the coding sequence GTGACTTACCCGCCCGTTGAACAGGAGTACCGAGTCCTCCTTTCGCGCCTTCTGCGGCTTTACCCGACTGGCGGCGCGTCGGCCTCCCGCGTCCGCCTCCGAGACCCGCACTTTGAGGTCGGACATGTGGCGCACGGCTGGTACATGCGCTGTCATCGCGGCGTCCAGGCCGTCCTGGTGCTCGAAGATGCAGGCTTCCAGGTCGAAGCCGCTCCCATCCGCCGGTCGGTCCTGGAGCACGTTGTTGCTCTGAAATGGCTCGCAGCGCAGGGTAGCGTTGTCGCGGGCATCTTACGGCGCGGTGCCGCTAACGACGCGAAGAGGCGCAAGGAAGCCATGCGGGCTGCTAACTGGACCTCGGTCGACCTGGGCCTCTTTGATGCCGTAATCCAGGACGGCCACGGCATTGACTCCCAGTACGACAACTTGCTGGCCTTCAAACACCGGTGTGAGAGGTTCGGCACATCGCATGATTGGACGACCTACCTCGCCGAGACTGCCCAGTCTCACCCCTCCTGGGAATCCGCTCTGCCCTACCTGGACGTCACCACGGGCAAGCCCGTGGCCCGCAACGCCCCAAACCCGCTGGTCGACCAGGCGGGCTTCTGCGCGATCCACCTGCTCGAGGCACTGATCTGCATCAACCAAATCATCGACAGTGACAGCCTCGCCGCAGCGCTGGACGAGATCGAGCTCTTGGTGAAGGCGCTGGTCGTGCGCCAGCGACAAGAACGCGGGCTGCCGGTTCCGCCAGAGCTTCGCACGGATGAAAGTACGAAGAAGGCCAGCATCCCGGACTTGTGA
- a CDS encoding tyrosine-type recombinase/integrase: MDSEESAKFLLTVLLAHGSNVGAALDSATDYFKGKYTVTRMIEDHIGLLTSANGYTVRRYKGNLKCHIAATLGQMDATEVEYRDIVAWIKGMQSKGLTSKTIANVHGLISAAFNSMVREKKRPDNPCKGVSLPKSEATEETATFLTPDEWSIVEAELSQPYKAFFTFLIHTGLRFSEASALEARDFQTTASGQHVVNVVRAWTKDEDNVSYIGPTKTRQSKRTIGLPASGFAKVRPLILAAAKSGGPVFLNTAGTHIDHRRAWGVWDRAIMKAQSKGLTKRPRIHDLRHSNASWLLHAGLDIYKLQKHLGHRSITTTLDRYSHLLPEGLRDTTAAMDRAFGQRS; the protein is encoded by the coding sequence ATGGACAGCGAGGAGAGCGCCAAGTTCTTGCTCACAGTTCTCCTCGCCCACGGCAGCAACGTGGGGGCTGCCTTGGACAGCGCTACTGACTACTTCAAGGGCAAGTACACAGTCACACGCATGATTGAGGACCATATCGGTCTGCTGACGAGTGCGAACGGGTACACGGTCAGGCGCTATAAGGGGAACCTTAAATGCCATATCGCAGCCACGCTCGGCCAAATGGACGCCACGGAAGTGGAGTATAGGGACATCGTGGCCTGGATTAAGGGCATGCAGTCAAAAGGACTGACGTCTAAGACAATTGCGAACGTGCACGGTCTCATTTCGGCAGCCTTCAATTCGATGGTCCGGGAAAAGAAACGGCCTGACAATCCCTGCAAAGGCGTCTCGCTGCCTAAGAGTGAAGCCACAGAGGAGACGGCGACATTCCTCACACCGGACGAATGGTCAATCGTTGAGGCAGAACTTTCCCAACCTTACAAAGCGTTCTTCACGTTTTTGATACACACTGGTCTCAGGTTTTCTGAGGCATCTGCATTGGAGGCCCGCGATTTCCAAACTACTGCCTCGGGCCAGCATGTGGTAAACGTTGTGCGCGCTTGGACAAAAGACGAAGATAACGTCTCTTACATCGGACCGACTAAAACCCGGCAGTCCAAGAGGACAATTGGCCTCCCCGCGTCGGGTTTTGCGAAGGTGCGTCCGCTTATCCTCGCGGCAGCAAAGTCCGGCGGACCTGTATTCCTCAACACGGCCGGAACTCACATTGACCACCGTCGCGCGTGGGGTGTCTGGGATCGGGCGATCATGAAGGCGCAATCAAAGGGTCTTACCAAGCGGCCACGGATTCACGACCTAAGGCACTCGAATGCCTCTTGGCTTCTGCATGCCGGGCTCGACATCTACAAGCTCCAAAAACACTTGGGGCACCGATCGATCACTACAACTCTAGATCGCTACTCACACCTCCTGCCGGAAGGACTTCGCGATACGACGGCGGCGATGGACAGAGCCTTCGGCCAACGCAGCTAG
- a CDS encoding DUF5703 family protein yields the protein MREQFLSSSEERRRDYARQYEYLVLTVSPDDSLPDARRRLVEHSEYGKWELERSILYIGGGRRFWLRRKVLNVQRTV from the coding sequence ATGAGAGAACAATTTCTGAGCAGTTCAGAGGAACGCCGACGGGACTACGCAAGGCAGTACGAGTATCTCGTGCTGACTGTGAGCCCTGACGATTCCTTGCCCGACGCGCGGCGTCGGCTCGTGGAGCACTCCGAGTACGGCAAGTGGGAACTGGAGCGAAGCATCCTCTACATCGGCGGCGGCCGGCGTTTCTGGCTGCGCCGCAAGGTACTCAACGTGCAGCGCACCGTCTAG